The following is a genomic window from Aphis gossypii isolate Hap1 chromosome X, ASM2018417v2, whole genome shotgun sequence.
acaaaatatggttattattaGGTTGGCAAGCAGTGTCTTGGTGGGCTTACCGGAGTCCGCCATCCTGGGTGTGCTGATACCGTGAACGTGTATGCTTGcaggttaatattaatatacttatattattaattattacaaatagaaaaaaagtatCTTCAAGTACCACTCTGCAGTATATTAGGTACTGTGTCAATGGCGTAATTTGGTCATGTTTgtatgggggggggggggggggggggggggaggaataaaacttttttacattttataaagaattaagATTGTGCTGATCATTAACATCTATTTTcaatactataaatgtatttacgcATGTGACACGGAACCAaatcattacaaaatattcaataatatacaataataagagaaaataaatgtacttaatcagtctatttttttaaaaaaaatttatttttaaaaaaaaaaaaggtcaaatGGGGGGATATACAACACCCAACTCCCCATTTGAGTTAAATAACTAATCGTTTACATTTAAACAtgcaagtttttaaatttatattatctatatctataaaaaaaaaaaataacttacactcttacttaatttattattttaaaaaaaactaactaaaATCTCAGAAAAAGAAATCAGTTTGGATATAAAttcaacttaattattttttaaattaaacataaaattaaattaatttgaactaATTGAAAGAAATGTCTAATTTATACAGCtttctcataatataataattaaaatgttaaaagttaTCAGCTCACAGTTGTACTTTaagtttaagatattttttcaaatacattttttttcagttaatttttaatatgtttgataTATTTGTGATGGCTTATGCTTTGAAGGTCATTAAATGATTCCTTGCAGGAAACACACACAAACATGCCGGGAAACTTGCAcgaatctttatttttatgcttgCGCATTTTGCTCCTATTAGGAAGTACTTTGATGCATGTCCAGCACACCATTCCATTAACATTACGATGTTGACGGTAgtgtaatttgaatttataaaaagttttgaaaaataatttacatgatGGAATAATACATGAGTAAAAGGCTCCTGATTTGGAATAAACTCGATTGCTCATGATATTAATACAAGTATTGAAGGTACAGTTCATCATATTAGTAGATTCTTCTTGGTATTCATTTTCACTAAGGGTGGTGGAAGATGATTCTGAAGCATTAGAGGATTCTGAAGCAGTAGATAAATTATCAGAGATATCttcattatcattttcatttacAGTTATGGAAGATTCTGAAAAAGTTGAACAATTATCTTAGTTGTCTTCATTATATGTACTTCCACTAATAATTGTGGAAAGTGCTGAAAAAATTGGGCAATTACCTGGGTCGTCTTCATTAGATGTACTTCCGCTAACAATGGTGGCCGGTGCTGAAAAAGTTGAGCGATATTGATTTTCAGTAAAAGTTGTAGAAGAGTGCTGAAAAGTTAGACAATTACCTAAGTTGTTTTCATTAGATGTACTTCCGCTAACAATGGTGGCCGGTGCTGAAAAAATTGAGCGATATTGATTCTCAGTAAAAGTTGTAGAAGGGTGCTGAAAAGTTAGGCAATTACCTAAGTTGTTTTCATTAGATGTACTTCCGCTAACAATGGTGGCCGGTGCTGAAAAAATTGAGCGATATTGATTCTCAGTAAAAGTTGTAGAAGGGTGCTGAAAAGTTAGGCAATTACCTAAGTTGTTTTCATTAGATGTACTTCCGCTAACAATGGTGGCCGGTGCTGAAAAAGTTGAGCGATATTGATTTTCAGTAAAAGTTGTAGAAGGGTGCTGAAAAGTTAGGCAATTACCTAAGTTGTTTTCATTAGATGTACTTCCGCTAACAATGGTGGCCGGTGCTGAAAAAGTTGGGCGATATTGATTTTCAGTAAAAGTGTTAGAAGGTGCTGAAAAGTTAGGAAATTACCTGGGTCGTCTTCATTAGATGTACTTCCGCTAACAATGGTAGCCGGCGCTGTTGATAATGGGCGATTACCTAAGCTGTTTTCATTATATGTACTTCCGCTTACAATGGTGGAAGGTGCAGCTGAAGTGGACGGATTATTAGTTGTtggatttagaaaataatcaaaatcatCTCTTCCTCTTAAATGAGAAAattgattctaaataataaacataataatcagTTACCtagatgttaaataaataggggtttttttttaaatattatgtattaatattaaaaagtataaattattattatatgttaatatacgGATGCTAACAGggttattaagaataaaatgacacaaatgtaaaattaggtaggtactcaccTACTGAGAAAGTGttaagtattttgtatttacatacTAGTAATCCAGAATAATCAGAAGGCTCACTTAATTAGAACTCAAAaatcagtgaaaaatgtttgGGATATCAGTGAAGCTaggattcaaaaataattgaaaattctcTTTTGCTGCTGAAACTGAATCTACAAGTTTttgctgttattattattatatcaataagttGTAATACGAGACCACATATATTCTGTGGTTGTacaattggttattatttataatatacaggttACACTAATATCCCAACAGGTATTGCAAATCTATTCCCCATAAGAACCCGTATAATTCTAATAAGTGAGGCTTCTGGTTATTTTgtgcaataaaataagattatattaaaatttagataatagtTGATGATAATTGTTATACACACAGTGTTTTCgtcaatacaaaaaataatattgatatcgaTAATAGTtcagaaatttatattaaaactatataaatagttattatattcaagAAAACCGAAAGGTTTAAATGTACGTAAACGGTCGAAATAAActattacctactattttatagtaatattatagtggttattaatattatattataatattcttcataCCATATCAACTATATAAGACTTAGAGATCGAACATTCAAAGAACTTCAGAATGCACAAGCATACATTTgaagtacattatttataatttttttaattgaccaaCAATGGTACTGTTGTCATGATTTACTATATtccacaaaatatatatattttattattaaataga
Proteins encoded in this region:
- the LOC114132680 gene encoding zinc finger protein 341-like isoform X45, producing MSVSYFWNDSLPRCGLCANRFGMHPLRFYKFFDDSINGVKINEVLSNMFPYGKYSRADMKSELICQRCYTQAVEMSRRDTKWVDCFKEMDEIKNQFSHLRGRDDFDYFLNPTTNNPSTSAAPSTIVSGSTYNENSLGNRPLSTAPATIVSGSTSNENNLAPATIVSGSTSNEDDPESSITVNENDNEDISDNLSTASESSNASESSSTTLSENEYQEESTNMMNCTFNTCINIMSNRVYSKSGAFYSCIIPSCKLFFKTFYKFKLHYRQHRNVNGMVCWTCIKVLPNRSKMRKHKNKDSCKFPGMFVCVSCKESFNDLQSISHHKYIKHIKN
- the LOC114132680 gene encoding uncharacterized protein LOC114132680 isoform X9, which encodes MSVSYFWNDSLPRCGLCANRFGMHPLRFYKFFDDSINGVKINEVLSNMFPYGKYSRADMKSELICQRCYTQAVEMSRRDTKWVDCFKEMDEIKNQFSHLRGRDDFDYFLNPTTNNPSTSAAPSTIVSGSTYNENSLGNRPLSTAPATIVSGSTSNENNLAPATIVSGSTSNENNLGNCLTFQHPSTTFTENQYRSIFSAPATIVSGSTSNENNLAPATIVSGSTSNEDDPESSITVNENDNEDISDNLSTASESSNASESSSTTLSENEYQEESTNMMNCTFNTCINIMSNRVYSKSGAFYSCIIPSCKLFFKTFYKFKLHYRQHRNVNGMVCWTCIKVLPNRSKMRKHKNKDSCKFPGMFVCVSCKESFNDLQSISHHKYIKHIKN
- the LOC114132680 gene encoding uncharacterized protein LOC114132680 isoform X7 encodes the protein MSVSYFWNDSLPRCGLCANRFGMHPLRFYKFFDDSINGVKINEVLSNMFPYGKYSRADMKSELICQRCYTQAVEMSRRDTKWVDCFKEMDEIKNQFSHLRGRDDFDYFLNPTTNNPSTSAAPSTIVSGSTYNENSLGNRPLSTAPATIVSGSTSNENNLAPATIVSGSTSNENNLGNCLTFQHPSTTFTENQYRSIFSAPATIVSGSTSNENNLAPATIVSGSTSNEDDPESSITVNENDNEDISDNLSTASESSNASESSSTTLSENEYQEESTNMMNCTFNTCINIMSNRVYSKSGAFYSCIIPSCKLFFKTFYKFKLHYRQHRNVNGMVCWTCIKVLPNRSKMRKHKNKDSCKFPGMFVCVSCKESFNDLQSISHHKYIKHIKN
- the LOC114132680 gene encoding uncharacterized protein LOC114132680 isoform X3 encodes the protein MSVSYFWNDSLPRCGLCANRFGMHPLRFYKFFDDSINGVKINEVLSNMFPYGKYSRADMKSELICQRCYTQAVEMSRRDTKWVDCFKEMDEIKNQFSHLRGRDDFDYFLNPTTNNPSTSAAPSTIVSGSTYNENSLGNRPLSTAPATIVSGSTSNENNLAPATIVSGSTSNENNLAPATIVSGSTSNENNLGNCLTFQHPSTTFTENQYRSIFSAPATIVSGSTSNENNLAPATIVSGSTSNEDDPESSITVNENDNEDISDNLSTASESSNASESSSTTLSENEYQEESTNMMNCTFNTCINIMSNRVYSKSGAFYSCIIPSCKLFFKTFYKFKLHYRQHRNVNGMVCWTCIKVLPNRSKMRKHKNKDSCKFPGMFVCVSCKESFNDLQSISHHKYIKHIKN
- the LOC114132680 gene encoding uncharacterized protein LOC114132680 isoform X1: MSVSYFWNDSLPRCGLCANRFGMHPLRFYKFFDDSINGVKINEVLSNMFPYGKYSRADMKSELICQRCYTQAVEMSRRDTKWVDCFKEMDEIKNQFSHLRGRDDFDYFLNPTTNNPSTSAAPSTIVSGSTYNENSLGNRPLSTAPATIVSGSTSNEDDPAPATIVSGSTSNENNLAPATIVSGSTSNENNLAPATIVSGSTSNENNLGNCLTFQHPSTTFTENQYRSIFSAPATIVSGSTSNENNLAPATIVSGSTSNEDDPESSITVNENDNEDISDNLSTASESSNASESSSTTLSENEYQEESTNMMNCTFNTCINIMSNRVYSKSGAFYSCIIPSCKLFFKTFYKFKLHYRQHRNVNGMVCWTCIKVLPNRSKMRKHKNKDSCKFPGMFVCVSCKESFNDLQSISHHKYIKHIKN
- the LOC114132680 gene encoding uncharacterized protein LOC114132680 isoform X24, translated to MSVSYFWNDSLPRCGLCANRFGMHPLRFYKFFDDSINGVKINEVLSNMFPYGKYSRADMKSELICQRCYTQAVEMSRRDTKWVDCFKEMDEIKNQFSHLRGRDDFDYFLNPTTNNPSTSAAPSTIVSGSTYNENSLGNRPLSTAPATIVSGSTSNEDDPAPATIVSGSTSNENNLAPATIVSGSTSNENNLAPATIVSGSTSNEDDPESSITVNENDNEDISDNLSTASESSNASESSSTTLSENEYQEESTNMMNCTFNTCINIMSNRVYSKSGAFYSCIIPSCKLFFKTFYKFKLHYRQHRNVNGMVCWTCIKVLPNRSKMRKHKNKDSCKFPGMFVCVSCKESFNDLQSISHHKYIKHIKN
- the LOC114132680 gene encoding uncharacterized protein LOC114132680 isoform X2, with protein sequence MSVSYFWNDSLPRCGLCANRFGMHPLRFYKFFDDSINGVKINEVLSNMFPYGKYSRADMKSELICQRCYTQAVEMSRRDTKWVDCFKEMDEIKNQFSHLRGRDDFDYFLNPTTNNPSTSAAPSTIVSGSTYNENSLGNRPLSTAPATIVSGSTSNENNLAPATIVSGSTSNENNLAPATIVSGSTSNENNLGNCLTFQHPSTTFTENQYRSIFSAPATIVSGSTSNENNLAPATIVSGSTSNEDDPESSITVNENDNEDISDNLSTASESSNASESSSTTLSENEYQEESTNMMNCTFNTCINIMSNRVYSKSGAFYSCIIPSCKLFFKTFYKFKLHYRQHRNVNGMVCWTCIKVLPNRSKMRKHKNKDSCKFPGMFVCVSCKESFNDLQSISHHKYIKHIKN
- the LOC114132680 gene encoding uncharacterized protein LOC114132680 isoform X42, which produces MSVSYFWNDSLPRCGLCANRFGMHPLRFYKFFDDSINGVKINEVLSNMFPYGKYSRADMKSELICQRCYTQAVEMSRRDTKWVDCFKEMDEIKNQFSHLRGRDDFDYFLNPTTNNPSTSAAPSTIVSGSTYNENSLGNRPLSTAPATIVSGSTSNEDDPAPATIVSGSTSNENNLAPATIVSGSTSNEDDPESSITVNENDNEDISDNLSTASESSNASESSSTTLSENEYQEESTNMMNCTFNTCINIMSNRVYSKSGAFYSCIIPSCKLFFKTFYKFKLHYRQHRNVNGMVCWTCIKVLPNRSKMRKHKNKDSCKFPGMFVCVSCKESFNDLQSISHHKYIKHIKN
- the LOC114132680 gene encoding uncharacterized protein LOC114132680 isoform X11, translating into MSVSYFWNDSLPRCGLCANRFGMHPLRFYKFFDDSINGVKINEVLSNMFPYGKYSRADMKSELICQRCYTQAVEMSRRDTKWVDCFKEMDEIKNQFSHLRGRDDFDYFLNPTTNNPSTSAAPSTIVSGSTYNENSLGNRPLSTAPATIVSGSTSNEDDPAPATIVSGSTSNENNLGNCLTFQHPSTTFTENQYRSIFSAPATIVSGSTSNENNLAPATIVSGSTSNEDDPESSITVNENDNEDISDNLSTASESSNASESSSTTLSENEYQEESTNMMNCTFNTCINIMSNRVYSKSGAFYSCIIPSCKLFFKTFYKFKLHYRQHRNVNGMVCWTCIKVLPNRSKMRKHKNKDSCKFPGMFVCVSCKESFNDLQSISHHKYIKHIKN
- the LOC114132680 gene encoding uncharacterized protein LOC114132680 isoform X5, translated to MSVSYFWNDSLPRCGLCANRFGMHPLRFYKFFDDSINGVKINEVLSNMFPYGKYSRADMKSELICQRCYTQAVEMSRRDTKWVDCFKEMDEIKNQFSHLRGRDDFDYFLNPTTNNPSTSAAPSTIVSGSTYNENSLGNRPLSTAPATIVSGSTSNEDDPAPATIVSGSTSNENNLAPATIVSGSTSNENNLGNCLTFQHPSTTFTENQYRSIFSAPATIVSGSTSNENNLAPATIVSGSTSNEDDPESSITVNENDNEDISDNLSTASESSNASESSSTTLSENEYQEESTNMMNCTFNTCINIMSNRVYSKSGAFYSCIIPSCKLFFKTFYKFKLHYRQHRNVNGMVCWTCIKVLPNRSKMRKHKNKDSCKFPGMFVCVSCKESFNDLQSISHHKYIKHIKN
- the LOC114132680 gene encoding uncharacterized protein LOC114132680 isoform X29, which encodes MSVSYFWNDSLPRCGLCANRFGMHPLRFYKFFDDSINGVKINEVLSNMFPYGKYSRADMKSELICQRCYTQAVEMSRRDTKWVDCFKEMDEIKNQFSHLRGRDDFDYFLNPTTNNPSTSAAPSTIVSGSTYNENSLGNRPLSTAPATIVSGSTSNENNLAPATIVSGSTSNENNLAPATIVSGSTSNEDDPESSITVNENDNEDISDNLSTASESSNASESSSTTLSENEYQEESTNMMNCTFNTCINIMSNRVYSKSGAFYSCIIPSCKLFFKTFYKFKLHYRQHRNVNGMVCWTCIKVLPNRSKMRKHKNKDSCKFPGMFVCVSCKESFNDLQSISHHKYIKHIKN
- the LOC114132680 gene encoding uncharacterized protein LOC114132680 isoform X17 encodes the protein MSVSYFWNDSLPRCGLCANRFGMHPLRFYKFFDDSINGVKINEVLSNMFPYGKYSRADMKSELICQRCYTQAVEMSRRDTKWVDCFKEMDEIKNQFSHLRGRDDFDYFLNPTTNNPSTSAAPSTIVSGSTYNENSLGNRPLSTAPATIVSGSTSNENNLAPATIVSGSTSNENNLAPATIVSGSTSNENNLAPATIVSGSTSNEDDPESSITVNENDNEDISDNLSTASESSNASESSSTTLSENEYQEESTNMMNCTFNTCINIMSNRVYSKSGAFYSCIIPSCKLFFKTFYKFKLHYRQHRNVNGMVCWTCIKVLPNRSKMRKHKNKDSCKFPGMFVCVSCKESFNDLQSISHHKYIKHIKN
- the LOC114132680 gene encoding uncharacterized protein LOC114132680 isoform X13, whose product is MSVSYFWNDSLPRCGLCANRFGMHPLRFYKFFDDSINGVKINEVLSNMFPYGKYSRADMKSELICQRCYTQAVEMSRRDTKWVDCFKEMDEIKNQFSHLRGRDDFDYFLNPTTNNPSTSAAPSTIVSGSTYNENSLGNRPLSTAPATIVSGSTSNEDDPAPATIVSGSTSNENNLAPATIVSGSTSNENNLAPATIVSGSTSNENNLAPATIVSGSTSNEDDPESSITVNENDNEDISDNLSTASESSNASESSSTTLSENEYQEESTNMMNCTFNTCINIMSNRVYSKSGAFYSCIIPSCKLFFKTFYKFKLHYRQHRNVNGMVCWTCIKVLPNRSKMRKHKNKDSCKFPGMFVCVSCKESFNDLQSISHHKYIKHIKN
- the LOC114132680 gene encoding zinc finger protein 341-like isoform X47 gives rise to the protein MSVSYFWNDSLPRCGLCANRFGMHPLRFYKFFDDSINGVKINEVLSNMFPYGKYSRADMKSELICQRCYTQAVEMSRRDTKWVDCFKEMDEIKNQFSHLRGRDDFDYFLNPTTNNPSTSAAPSTIVSGSTYNENSLGNRPLSTAPATIVSGSTSNENNLAPATIVSGSTSNEDDPESSITVNENDNEDISDNLSTASESSNASESSSTTLSENEYQEESTNMMNCTFNTCINIMSNRVYSKSGAFYSCIIPSCKLFFKTFYKFKLHYRQHRNVNGMVCWTCIKVLPNRSKMRKHKNKDSCKFPGMFVCVSCKESFNDLQSISHHKYIKHIKN
- the LOC114132680 gene encoding uncharacterized protein LOC114132680 isoform X23; translation: MSVSYFWNDSLPRCGLCANRFGMHPLRFYKFFDDSINGVKINEVLSNMFPYGKYSRADMKSELICQRCYTQAVEMSRRDTKWVDCFKEMDEIKNQFSHLRGRDDFDYFLNPTTNNPSTSAAPSTIVSGSTYNENSLGNRPLSTAPATIVSGSTSNENNLAPATIVSGSTSNENNLAPATIVSGSTSNENNLAPATIVSGSTSNEDDPESSITVNENDNEDISDNLSTASESSNASESSSTTLSENEYQEESTNMMNCTFNTCINIMSNRVYSKSGAFYSCIIPSCKLFFKTFYKFKLHYRQHRNVNGMVCWTCIKVLPNRSKMRKHKNKDSCKFPGMFVCVSCKESFNDLQSISHHKYIKHIKN
- the LOC114132680 gene encoding uncharacterized protein LOC114132680 isoform X33, producing the protein MSVSYFWNDSLPRCGLCANRFGMHPLRFYKFFDDSINGVKINEVLSNMFPYGKYSRADMKSELICQRCYTQAVEMSRRDTKWVDCFKEMDEIKNQFSHLRGRDDFDYFLNPTTNNPSTSAAPSTIVSGSTYNENSLGNRPLSTAPATIVSGSTSNENNLAPATIVSGSTSNENNLAPATIVSGSTSNEDDPESSITVNENDNEDISDNLSTASESSNASESSSTTLSENEYQEESTNMMNCTFNTCINIMSNRVYSKSGAFYSCIIPSCKLFFKTFYKFKLHYRQHRNVNGMVCWTCIKVLPNRSKMRKHKNKDSCKFPGMFVCVSCKESFNDLQSISHHKYIKHIKN
- the LOC114132680 gene encoding uncharacterized protein LOC114132680 isoform X6, translating into MSVSYFWNDSLPRCGLCANRFGMHPLRFYKFFDDSINGVKINEVLSNMFPYGKYSRADMKSELICQRCYTQAVEMSRRDTKWVDCFKEMDEIKNQFSHLRGRDDFDYFLNPTTNNPSTSAAPSTIVSGSTYNENSLGNRPLSTAPATIVSGSTSNEDDPAPATIVSGSTSNENNLAPATIVSGSTSNENNLAPATIVSGSTSNENNLAPATIVSGSTSNENNLAPATIVSGSTSNEDDPESSITVNENDNEDISDNLSTASESSNASESSSTTLSENEYQEESTNMMNCTFNTCINIMSNRVYSKSGAFYSCIIPSCKLFFKTFYKFKLHYRQHRNVNGMVCWTCIKVLPNRSKMRKHKNKDSCKFPGMFVCVSCKESFNDLQSISHHKYIKHIKN